Proteins from a single region of Numenius arquata chromosome Z, bNumArq3.hap1.1, whole genome shotgun sequence:
- the LOC141477634 gene encoding cyclin-dependent kinase 4 inhibitor B-like, giving the protein MARRAGGTAADELANAAARGDLQRLRELLDGAADPNAVNSYGRTPIQVMMLGSPRVAELLLQRGADPNRPDPRTGCLPAHDAARAGFLETLAALHRAGARLDLPDGSGRLPLDVAAGGPHGPVARYLRHPPPRG; this is encoded by the exons AtggcgcggcgggcgggcggcacgGCGGCGGACGAGCTGGCCAACGCCGCAGCCCGCGGCGACCTGCAGCGCCTGAGGGAGCTGCTGGACGGCGCGGCGGACCCCAACGCCGTCAACTCCTACGGCCGGACCCCCATCCAG GTGATGATGCTGGGCAGCCCGCGGGTGgccgagctgctgctgcagcgcgGAGCCGACCCCAACCGCCCCGACCCGCGCACCGGCTGCCTCCCGGCCCACGACGCGGCCCGCGCCGGCTTCCTGGAGACGCTGGCGGCCCTGCACCGCGCCGGGGCCCGCCTCGACCTGCCCGACGGCAGCGGCCGCCTCCCCCTCGACGTGGCGGCGGGGGGCCCGCACGGACCGGTGGCCCGGTACCTGCGCCACCCGCCGCCCCGCGGCTAG